AAGTCGGTGCCCCTCCTCCAGGTCCTGGAGAAGCTAGTTCAACACTTCTACCAGAAACTCTAGCAGATGAAATATGCCCAAATCCTTGACTAAAAGATGCCCGGGGTGAAGATATCATGTTGAGGTCTATACTTTCTCGTTCATTAAGAACAATTGATGGTCTAACAGGCAAGTTTTGAGTTGGGACACTTGGATCAGTCAGACGTTCTTGAACTTGAGAGCTTGAAGATGCCAAAGCATCCGGTCTGCAACCATCACAATACCAATTACCTTCAGGTACTTCCCGACCCAAACCAACACAATATGTGTGTGCAGGGGAATCACAGATATCACATAGTAACATGAGGGCATCATCTCCACCTTGACGGCACTCTGAACAAATAACATCCTCATATGGATCAATATAGCTCCTGAGTTCTTCTTCGGTGGGCTGGTAAACCTATATGACACATCAAAACATTTGAACCAGACCTATAATATAACAAGTGCAAAACCAAAAAGCAGGAAATCAAAAGTACAAGCACAATTTAAGTACCTGGTCGCGTTCAGGCACTTCTACTACCACTTCTCTAAAATCAACTCCTGCAGTTGATCTGGCAGGCTTAGTAATtgttctgaatctctgcttacACAAAGGACACCGAGTTTCCACTTTTGCCCACTCCACAATGCAGGTAAAGCAAAAGTAGTGAGTACAACAATTTAGAATtcctcttatttttcttttattttcctcaGACAAACAAATTCCGCACACCTGCTTTCCCAACTCATTTTTTAAATCCTCTACCTTTTCCTTACCCTTTCTTCCTTGAGATTCATCTATCTTTTCCTTACCCTTTCGACCATGAGGCTTCCTTAGTTGGTGTCGATCTTCATGTAACTCAATCTCTTCATTTTTGGTTAAATGGGAAGAACTCCTCAAATTCCTTCTAGAGCTTTGACACAATTCTTGGGCTTCTCGGACctgttctctttcttcttcgGAGATAGTAAACTCGAAATCAGATGAACCAGAAGAGGCACCATATGCATCGGAATTGGAATCCTCGGGTAAAAGCATTCTCCTTGGCCTACCCaattctttcctcctttttGTCCTGCTGGCTGGGCCATTATCAATAAAATCATCCACATCATCACATCTTACTTTCCTCTTTAACCCTCtattccttcttttctttttcaagggTTTATTTGAAGCTCTAGATTTCTTCCTCTTTCGATGTTTGGTAGAAGTCACGGAAACCTTTCTCTTCAAAATCTTCTTGCGCACTTTcatgttgttatttttcttctttcttccccttgattcttcttcctctactaAGTAATCTCCTTCCTCTAGTGAaaattcctcatcatcatcttcaaaatcaaagtcCTCATCGTCGTCGTCATCGCCATTGTCCTCCTCATAATCATCATATTTGAAATCctcatcttcatcctcatcatcctcACCCTCCTTCTCCCTACTTCCACCTCCACATCCATCTCCATCTCCATCCCCATCCCCATCCCCATCTTCTACTTttacttgttcttgttcttgttcttcttgtGCTTCTTGATCTTCATGTTTTGCATATGCAATCCTTCCCCTCTTTCGTCTgcttttacttgcatttttctGTCGGCCACAAACACCATTCCTGGCCTCTGATCTATTGAATTTCTTCACTTGTTGaattccatcatcttcttcctcctcgTCTATAAAAGCATCATAACTCTCCTCTGTTGCACATCCATCTAGAGAGGAGCTATATTCGTCCGGACAATCGGAcacttcttcatcttcatctgaAACCACATAATCTTCATCGGAATCATCGGAACCACCTTCCTTTGACCGAGCCCTATTCCTAAAGCTGCTTTTGCCACTAATTTTTCCTCCCCTTACCATCTGTGTTTCcacaccaaaaagaaaaaaccaaaactatttttaaaaaccTAATAAAGTGTATAAACAATGAAAATTCCTCAAAACAACAGGAACGAAAGAAATCAGTAATCACATCAAATTAAGTCATCAATATTTTGTACGGGTTGCGGTTTCGTGGATTTACCCTTGATGGCGGCTTCACAGGCAAAAACGCAACACAGAGGTGGGGTTCATGGTGGTCGCAGCTTGAAGGGCAAAGTACGCGTGGAATCGGCGGCAAAATCAAACGCACCTGACAGATTGGCAGATAGTAGTTGAGATTCGCAGCGGCCGGGAGTGCAGGTGTCTCCGATTCGCGTCAAGCGGTGGTCTCCTTTGATTCGCGTCGTGGCGTCGTGCGGTGGTCTCCTTCGATTCGCCTCCTTCGCAGCGGTCGAAGACGGAGATCGATAGAAGGAGTGGCAGCGAAGGAGTTTAGATCGGTTATAAGAGACGGCGACGGTGCGGC
This portion of the Arachis duranensis cultivar V14167 chromosome 6, aradu.V14167.gnm2.J7QH, whole genome shotgun sequence genome encodes:
- the LOC107492201 gene encoding uncharacterized protein LOC107492201 translates to MVRGGKISGKSSFRNRARSKEGGSDDSDEDYVVSDEDEEVSDCPDEYSSSLDGCATEESYDAFIDEEEEDDGIQQVKKFNRSEARNGVCGRQKNASKSRRKRGRIAYAKHEDQEAQEEQEQEQVKVEDGDGDGDGDGDGCGGGSREKEGEDDEDEDEDFKYDDYEEDNGDDDDDEDFDFEDDDEEFSLEEGDYLVEEEESRGRKKKNNNMKVRKKILKRKVSVTSTKHRKRKKSRASNKPLKKKRRNRGLKRKVRCDDVDDFIDNGPASRTKRRKELGRPRRMLLPEDSNSDAYGASSGSSDFEFTISEEEREQVREAQELCQSSRRNLRSSSHLTKNEEIELHEDRHQLRKPHGRKGKEKIDESQGRKGKEKVEDLKNELGKQVCGICLSEENKRKIRGILNCCTHYFCFTCIVEWAKVETRCPLCKQRFRTITKPARSTAGVDFREVVVEVPERDQVYQPTEEELRSYIDPYEDVICSECRQGGDDALMLLCDICDSPAHTYCVGLGREVPEGNWYCDGCRPDALASSSSQVQERLTDPSVPTQNLPVRPSIVLNERESIDLNMISSPRASFSQGFGHISSARVSGRSVELASPGPGGGAPTLSERRWILRQIHQLRSVSGRTNGTSATNSTSNLYNSQTDQGRETNATQHTRAQDAGTSYLPFLDERLCNNMSPSMQNADPSSTRIGNARRPVVQDSAMLANRSMHGVLLPVLVATTPSVSGYEQVYPFNNSIDVVTDNSLPVAIKEESNFETIKQQLKSMVKRHLWSLSRDVDLGHNTLKDVARSSKHTVLAACGLEHKKSEVRSVPAPDVCPHIELMAGGQTSLIRGCCSTCFDSFVKNVVKNILDRRMSSQWLRLGL